The following are from one region of the Hymenobacter sp. YIM 151858-1 genome:
- the gldM gene encoding type IX secretion system motor protein PorM/GldM, which translates to MAGGKETPRQKMIGMMYLVLTALLALQVNSAILLKFKFLDDSLSNINEKVSKSNDFAVKGIQAQVEKNRNQAKDLVVLKQSQEIRERTKQAITYLREVRDKLITATENTKGKSEYKNMSAEDKVAITMLGGARNGEAYKMKDELNKYSSYIKQFVPGVSPLAMDAKEDPGVVDPEQKNKNFAELNFENTPLVAALAVLSQKEAEVLKYESDALSELAKRVGAETIVFDKIGAFASAESNTVAAGTKYKAELFLTASASGMRPSMTLNGSPLQVGPDGKGKIEFTATPGAFDASGNAKKNWTGTIRIRNNGRDTTFKVTVPYTVTKPVMQIQSASVQALYFKCGNKLSVQVPALGPQYKPGFSASGAQVIQGDKVGDVTLVPNSAEVTLNVSSGGNAIGSQTFKVRPIPKPDIKCVVGGREANEKQGTPITAVRNMSLRAIPDQGFASFLPEDARYRVTRYSVTLVRGKRPAMPTIQVNGPDVDLSSVVNSAREGDRLYIEVQEVRRMNFRGEQEEVPMRGKAFNIPLI; encoded by the coding sequence ATGGCGGGAGGTAAAGAAACACCGCGGCAAAAGATGATTGGCATGATGTACTTGGTACTGACTGCCCTTCTTGCGCTGCAAGTAAACTCCGCAATTCTGCTCAAGTTCAAGTTCCTCGACGACAGCCTTTCGAACATCAACGAAAAAGTGTCGAAGTCAAATGACTTTGCTGTGAAAGGCATCCAGGCACAAGTTGAGAAGAACCGCAACCAGGCCAAAGACTTAGTTGTCCTGAAGCAAAGCCAGGAAATTCGGGAGCGTACCAAGCAGGCGATTACGTACCTGCGTGAGGTGCGCGATAAGCTGATCACGGCTACCGAAAACACCAAGGGCAAGTCGGAGTACAAGAACATGAGTGCCGAAGACAAGGTGGCCATCACCATGCTCGGCGGTGCCCGCAACGGCGAGGCATACAAAATGAAAGACGAGCTGAACAAGTACTCGTCGTATATTAAGCAGTTCGTGCCCGGCGTTTCGCCGCTGGCAATGGACGCTAAAGAGGACCCGGGTGTTGTCGATCCTGAGCAGAAGAACAAAAACTTCGCTGAGCTCAACTTTGAGAATACTCCCTTGGTAGCAGCCTTGGCTGTTCTTTCCCAGAAAGAAGCCGAAGTGCTGAAGTACGAATCGGATGCTCTGAGCGAATTGGCTAAGCGCGTAGGTGCTGAGACGATTGTTTTCGACAAAATTGGTGCTTTTGCTAGCGCTGAGTCGAATACCGTAGCAGCTGGTACCAAATACAAAGCCGAGCTGTTCCTGACGGCCTCTGCTTCGGGTATGCGCCCTTCGATGACCTTGAACGGTTCGCCGCTGCAGGTTGGTCCTGATGGTAAAGGCAAAATCGAGTTTACGGCTACTCCTGGCGCGTTCGACGCTTCGGGCAACGCCAAGAAAAACTGGACGGGTACCATCCGCATCCGCAATAACGGCCGCGACACCACGTTTAAGGTGACGGTACCTTACACCGTTACCAAACCTGTAATGCAGATTCAGTCGGCATCGGTGCAGGCGCTGTACTTCAAGTGCGGCAACAAGCTGAGCGTGCAAGTGCCGGCCCTAGGTCCGCAGTACAAGCCTGGCTTCTCTGCTTCGGGCGCTCAGGTTATCCAGGGCGATAAAGTAGGTGATGTTACGCTGGTGCCGAACTCGGCCGAGGTAACCCTGAACGTGAGCAGCGGTGGCAACGCCATCGGTTCGCAAACATTCAAGGTTCGCCCGATTCCTAAGCCCGACATCAAATGCGTAGTAGGCGGCCGCGAGGCTAACGAAAAGCAGGGTACTCCGATTACGGCTGTGCGTAACATGAGCCTGCGTGCTATTCCGGATCAAGGCTTTGCCTCGTTCCTGCCCGAAGACGCCCGCTACCGCGTAACGCGCTACTCGGTAACACTGGTACGTGGCAAGCGCCCGGCTATGCCTACCATCCAAGTTAACGGCCCGGATGTTGACCTCAGCAGCGTAGTAAACTCGGCTCGCGAAGGCGACCGTTTGTACATCGAAGTGCAAGAAGTACGTCGTATGAACTTCCGCGGCGAGCAGGAGGAAGTACCGATGCGCGGCAAAGCCTTCAACATCCCGCTGATCTAG
- the uvrC gene encoding excinuclease ABC subunit UvrC, whose product MAAQAHLQEQIRHLPHRPGVYKYFDAEGRIIYVGKAVDLRKRVSSYFTKQDHNKKTQQLVKNIERIEFTIVDSESDAFLLENNLIKQHQPKYNILLKDGKTYPYLCITNERFPRVLPTRNKINDGSRYYGPYASVTGMNLILELIRALYPLRTCTYNLSPENVAAGKYKVCLEYHLGNCKGPCQDLIDEGSYNQHIQQIRNILSGNLSVAKGYFKERMMEAATDQQYELAHQYKLKLDKLEDFQTKSMVVNPSLSNIDVFSIASNEKSAFINYLKVMNGSIIQTQSLEVQKKLDETDAEILAPMVMQLRQEFESESKEILVNVELPTLPLPGVKVAVPEIGDKRKLLNLSIKNVLYLRKEKESMNEKSKDVNEVRIMEQAKKDLRLKDLPRHIECFDNSNFQGDNPVAAMVCFRNAKPSKKDYRHFHIKTVVGPNDFDSMYEIVTRRYRRLLDEGASLPQLIVVDGGKGQLGMGVKALKDLGLWGQIPIIGIAKRLEEIYVPNDPLPLYIDKKSETLRLIQRMRDEAHRFGITFHRSRRDAATLKTELTDVKGLGPVTADKLLNKFKSVKKIKELSEAELISEIGKAKTKVLLDYFAQQDQPAPSAE is encoded by the coding sequence ATGGCTGCCCAAGCCCACTTGCAAGAGCAAATCCGACACCTGCCGCACCGGCCGGGTGTTTACAAATATTTCGATGCCGAAGGGCGCATCATCTACGTTGGCAAGGCCGTGGACCTGCGCAAACGGGTGAGCAGCTATTTCACCAAGCAGGATCACAACAAGAAAACCCAGCAGCTGGTCAAGAACATTGAGCGCATCGAATTCACCATTGTCGACTCGGAGTCGGATGCCTTTCTGCTCGAAAATAACCTCATCAAGCAGCACCAGCCCAAGTACAATATCCTGCTGAAGGACGGCAAAACGTACCCGTACCTGTGCATCACCAACGAGCGGTTCCCGCGGGTGCTGCCCACTCGCAACAAAATCAACGACGGTTCGCGCTACTACGGCCCCTACGCCAGCGTAACGGGCATGAACCTTATTCTGGAGCTTATCAGGGCCTTATATCCGCTGCGCACGTGCACCTACAACCTCTCGCCCGAGAACGTGGCCGCCGGTAAATACAAGGTGTGCCTGGAGTACCACCTAGGCAACTGCAAAGGGCCCTGCCAGGACCTCATCGACGAGGGCTCCTACAACCAACACATTCAGCAAATCCGGAACATTCTGTCGGGCAACCTGTCGGTGGCCAAAGGCTACTTCAAGGAGCGCATGATGGAAGCCGCCACCGATCAGCAATACGAGTTGGCGCACCAGTACAAGCTGAAGCTCGATAAGCTCGAGGACTTCCAGACGAAGTCGATGGTCGTGAACCCGTCGTTGTCGAACATCGACGTGTTCAGCATTGCCTCCAACGAGAAGTCGGCTTTTATCAACTACCTGAAGGTGATGAACGGCTCCATCATCCAAACCCAAAGCCTGGAGGTGCAGAAGAAGCTCGACGAAACCGACGCCGAAATCCTGGCCCCGATGGTGATGCAGTTGCGGCAGGAGTTTGAAAGCGAATCGAAGGAAATTCTGGTGAACGTGGAGCTGCCCACCCTGCCCCTACCCGGCGTTAAAGTGGCCGTGCCCGAAATCGGCGACAAGCGCAAGCTGCTGAACCTATCGATCAAGAACGTGCTCTACCTCCGCAAGGAGAAAGAGTCGATGAACGAGAAGTCGAAAGACGTGAACGAGGTGCGCATCATGGAACAGGCCAAGAAAGACCTGCGCCTGAAGGACCTCCCCCGCCACATCGAATGTTTCGATAACTCCAACTTTCAGGGCGACAACCCGGTGGCGGCCATGGTGTGCTTCCGCAACGCCAAGCCCAGCAAAAAGGATTACCGCCACTTTCACATCAAAACCGTGGTGGGCCCCAACGACTTCGACTCGATGTACGAAATCGTGACGCGGCGCTACCGTCGTTTGCTTGATGAAGGGGCCAGCCTGCCGCAGCTCATCGTAGTAGATGGCGGAAAAGGCCAGCTTGGCATGGGCGTTAAAGCCTTGAAGGACCTAGGGCTGTGGGGACAGATTCCGATTATCGGCATCGCCAAGCGCCTGGAGGAAATCTATGTCCCGAATGACCCGTTGCCACTCTACATCGACAAGAAAAGCGAGACGCTGCGCCTCATTCAGCGCATGCGCGACGAGGCGCACCGATTCGGCATCACGTTCCACCGTTCTAGGCGCGATGCAGCCACGCTCAAGACCGAACTAACCGACGTGAAGGGTCTAGGTCCGGTAACGGCCGATAAGCTCCTGAACAAGTTTAAATCGGTCAAAAAGATCAAGGAGCTTAGCGAAGCCGAGTTGATCAGTGAAATCGGCAAAGCCAAAACCAAAGTCTTGCTCGACTACTTCGCTCAGCAGGATCAGCCCGCGCCGTCGGCCGAGTAA
- a CDS encoding penicillin-binding protein 1A, with product MPTVTRPKPAHRPKPNRPERFGAITRTLWLLFGAGVLAAILFVLAVSINFLNLFGSMPNLRTLENPKSELASEVYSADGVLMGKYFRENRTPVEYEDLSQHTVDALVATEDARFEEHSGIDAKAMMRVASGLVLGGKSGGGSTLSQQLAKMLFRTREDLNDGKLNDVPGLRMLITKTKEWILAVRLERNYTKREILRMYLNQAEYGSNAYGIFTAAKTFFNKKPKDLTLEQSALLVGLVNGPTVFNPVRNPERSKKRRDWVLSQMRKYEYLDEGTYAAAVAKPIKLDYKVENQNEGIAPYFRVEVSKMLRSWAKETGYDLYADGLKIYTTIDSRMQRYAETAVADHMKLQQRWFDAHWKGQQPWRDENGKLIPNFLSTSIQRTERYKSLYQRFDGNKDSIKYHLNKKYRMKVFTWNGGEKEVTMSPMDSLAYYKRLLHAGFMAMNPLNGHIKAWVGGINFKYIKYDHVKQGKRQPGSTFKPFVYVAAIDQGYSPCYQRPDVATTFPAVAGRAAYTPKNFEGGFSGRTFTLRQALARSMNSITAWLVQKLGPETIVAYAKRLGITSPIEAVPAVGFGSSDVSIYELSGAYSTFVNKGVWTAPMMVTRIEDKNGNVLREFVAQTKEALNEETAYLMTYMMRGAVEEQGGTSIILRNGFKFPYQMAGKTGTTSNYSDAWFMGLTPDLVCGTWVGGEDRSIHFRTGAYGQGSRLALPIYGLFMRQVYKNNKDIGISTGEFPKPQKPLDIEIDCSRYYGAQRDTIPYEQKLNQVDIQDLEDQDI from the coding sequence ATGCCTACCGTTACACGGCCTAAACCTGCTCATCGCCCCAAGCCCAACCGCCCCGAGCGGTTTGGCGCCATTACCCGCACGCTCTGGCTGTTGTTTGGCGCCGGCGTGCTGGCCGCCATCTTGTTTGTGCTGGCCGTCAGCATCAACTTCCTGAACCTGTTCGGAAGCATGCCCAACCTGCGCACGCTCGAAAACCCCAAGAGCGAGCTGGCCTCGGAGGTGTACTCGGCCGATGGCGTGCTGATGGGAAAGTATTTCCGCGAAAACCGCACGCCCGTGGAATACGAGGACCTGAGCCAGCACACGGTTGATGCTTTGGTTGCTACCGAAGACGCGCGTTTCGAGGAGCACTCGGGCATCGATGCCAAAGCCATGATGCGCGTGGCCTCGGGGTTGGTGCTGGGCGGCAAAAGCGGCGGCGGCTCTACGCTTAGCCAGCAGCTGGCCAAAATGCTGTTCCGCACGCGCGAAGACCTGAACGACGGCAAGCTGAACGACGTGCCGGGCTTGCGCATGCTCATCACCAAAACCAAGGAATGGATTTTGGCGGTGCGCCTCGAACGCAACTACACCAAGCGCGAGATTCTGCGCATGTACCTCAACCAGGCTGAGTACGGCTCCAACGCCTATGGCATTTTCACGGCGGCCAAAACCTTCTTCAACAAGAAGCCCAAGGACCTAACGCTGGAGCAATCGGCGCTGCTGGTGGGCCTGGTAAACGGCCCGACGGTGTTTAACCCGGTGCGCAACCCGGAGCGCAGCAAAAAGCGCCGCGACTGGGTACTGAGCCAAATGCGCAAGTACGAGTACCTCGACGAGGGCACATACGCCGCTGCGGTAGCCAAGCCCATTAAGCTCGACTACAAAGTTGAAAACCAGAACGAGGGCATTGCGCCGTACTTCCGGGTGGAGGTAAGCAAGATGCTGCGCTCGTGGGCCAAAGAAACCGGCTACGACCTGTACGCCGATGGCCTGAAGATTTACACCACCATCGACTCGCGCATGCAGCGCTACGCCGAAACCGCCGTAGCCGACCACATGAAGCTGCAGCAACGCTGGTTTGATGCGCACTGGAAAGGCCAGCAGCCGTGGCGCGACGAGAACGGCAAGCTCATCCCGAACTTCCTGAGCACCTCCATTCAGCGCACCGAGCGGTACAAATCGCTCTACCAGCGCTTCGATGGCAACAAGGACTCCATCAAGTACCACCTGAACAAGAAGTACCGGATGAAGGTGTTCACGTGGAACGGCGGCGAGAAAGAGGTAACCATGTCGCCGATGGACTCCTTGGCCTATTACAAGCGCCTGCTGCACGCCGGCTTTATGGCCATGAACCCGCTCAACGGCCACATCAAGGCCTGGGTGGGCGGCATCAACTTCAAGTACATCAAATACGACCACGTAAAGCAGGGCAAGCGCCAGCCGGGCTCTACCTTCAAGCCGTTCGTGTACGTGGCCGCCATCGACCAAGGCTACTCGCCCTGCTACCAGCGCCCCGATGTGGCCACCACCTTCCCGGCCGTGGCTGGCCGCGCAGCTTACACGCCCAAAAATTTCGAGGGCGGTTTCTCGGGCCGCACCTTTACGCTGCGGCAGGCGCTGGCCCGCTCGATGAACTCCATTACCGCCTGGTTGGTACAGAAACTGGGCCCCGAAACCATTGTGGCGTACGCCAAGCGCCTAGGTATCACGTCGCCCATCGAGGCGGTGCCGGCCGTGGGCTTTGGCTCGTCCGACGTGAGTATTTACGAGCTTTCCGGCGCGTACAGCACCTTCGTGAACAAAGGCGTCTGGACGGCCCCGATGATGGTTACCCGCATCGAGGACAAAAACGGCAACGTGCTGCGCGAGTTTGTGGCCCAAACTAAGGAGGCCCTGAACGAAGAAACCGCGTATCTGATGACGTACATGATGCGCGGCGCCGTGGAAGAGCAAGGCGGCACCTCCATCATCCTGCGCAACGGTTTCAAGTTCCCGTACCAGATGGCGGGCAAAACCGGCACCACCTCCAACTACTCCGATGCCTGGTTTATGGGCCTCACGCCCGACCTGGTATGCGGCACGTGGGTAGGCGGCGAAGACCGCTCGATCCACTTCCGCACCGGCGCTTACGGCCAGGGCTCACGCCTGGCGCTGCCCATCTACGGCCTGTTCATGCGGCAGGTATACAAGAACAACAAGGACATCGGCATCAGCACCGGTGAGTTCCCGAAACCGCAAAAGCCGCTCGACATCGAAATCGACTGCTCGCGCTACTATGGCGCCCAACGCGACACCATTCCGTACGAGCAGAAGCTGAACCAGGTGGATATTCAGGACCTCGAAGACCAAGATATTTAA
- the gldN gene encoding type IX secretion system ring subunit PorN/GldN produces the protein MNKFLSFAALAASLSLSVSASAQEQATTASSNGSYRPIPNSDIMFRKTVWRAIDLREKQNKPMFSEGKEISRVILEAVKRGELQAYRNDSLTSTFTPTEVTTNFSYAEATNELSAEEKAAGFTQEDTGFGSSDDAWGAPTKKSSAATKTQPKRDKNGKIMKDKNGKTIMEKVPVASAAPAKPAGPPSYEYRYKDIYQMELKEDMIFDKKRSRMYHDIKSITLLVPATLSSNTSGIERPIGTFKYADLVRVFRANPDKAIWFNPQNDAQHKNLADAFELWLFNSYIVKVSNPSDSRLDEIYGGQQQGILAASQAAADLIEYEYSLWSF, from the coding sequence ATGAATAAGTTCTTATCCTTCGCCGCACTGGCGGCCAGCCTGTCGCTGTCGGTTTCGGCGTCGGCGCAAGAGCAAGCCACTACGGCCAGCAGCAACGGCTCGTACCGGCCTATTCCTAACTCGGACATCATGTTCCGCAAAACCGTGTGGCGTGCTATCGACCTGCGGGAAAAGCAGAACAAGCCCATGTTCTCCGAGGGCAAAGAAATCAGCCGCGTGATTCTGGAAGCAGTAAAGCGTGGTGAGCTACAGGCTTACCGTAACGATTCGCTGACTTCGACCTTCACGCCCACTGAGGTTACCACCAACTTTTCTTATGCCGAAGCTACCAACGAGCTGAGCGCCGAAGAAAAAGCAGCTGGCTTCACGCAGGAAGACACTGGCTTTGGTAGTAGCGATGATGCTTGGGGGGCGCCTACTAAAAAGTCGTCGGCTGCTACCAAAACGCAACCGAAGCGCGACAAGAATGGCAAGATCATGAAGGACAAAAACGGTAAGACCATCATGGAGAAGGTCCCCGTTGCGTCTGCAGCTCCTGCTAAGCCTGCTGGCCCGCCTAGCTACGAATACCGCTACAAGGACATCTATCAGATGGAATTGAAGGAGGACATGATCTTCGACAAGAAGCGGTCGAGAATGTACCACGACATTAAGTCCATTACGCTGCTGGTGCCGGCTACGCTGAGTTCCAACACGTCGGGCATTGAACGGCCGATTGGTACCTTCAAGTACGCAGATCTGGTTCGCGTATTCCGCGCCAACCCCGACAAGGCCATTTGGTTCAACCCGCAGAACGACGCGCAGCACAAGAACCTGGCTGACGCTTTCGAGCTCTGGCTGTTCAACTCCTACATCGTAAAGGTTTCGAACCCGAGCGACTCGCGCCTCGACGAAATCTACGGCGGTCAGCAACAGGGCATCCTGGCGGCTTCGCAAGCCGCTGCCGACCTGATCGAGTACGAGTACAGCCTGTGGAGCTTCTAA
- a CDS encoding type IX secretion system periplasmic lipoprotein PorW/SprE encodes MSNSLRIIWVPVAGLAFAAAAFLAGCSAERHNVVARTYQNITARDNGYFLAREKMRSVEVALNKERPNDYNRTLPLLPVVDSVKAVQLTGDMDDVVKKASLPIQRHGTSDYTDDAYILIGKARFYKREFEEALKTFKYVNTTSKDANARHEALIWLMRTYMATNEWENAAAVSDLLDKEQGIPENARELFLTRAQYFIRQGDERRAIENLSKAIPYIEKKDERSRTRYVLAQLYQNTGQDKEAYAQLNSILRRNPPYELDFFAKLMLGQVSDLNQQDRTRLNKYFAKLLKDPNNREYRDKVYYEMARLEYRQQRYDEALKLLNQSVRVNSTNRAQRGYAYLLTGRIYYDNLQKYRPAAAYYDSTTQSLPRETPEFAAIVERRNILRDFAQQLTTVETQDSLLALARLDTATLRTRLVAYADAELLRRKQAAERQAALAARGVNQTALGQDPNRAGNPDVDPLAFASASTGRMWYFDNPTALSTARSDFERRWGSRPLTDNWRLSSLATTGAPVAGTNAPLSVRGADGSLVNPADGASGQQATPTDERAALLVQYQQSIPVTAEQQKEAEAKVLEAMFALGAIYNQQLKEPAKAVQTYEQLLQRFPRSPHTAEVYYSLYLLYKDLGDAKAGTYAQRLRQEFANSSFARLVADPEYLRRTSVANEHMAVRLDSAFALYKKQEFKKANAALARARKQYPETDLNDRAEYMQLLLTLRTQPPAKHKAEVAAFVKKYPESTLAPRAQELLGTYGRYESGQLAGALASTEKPSVSFFRPGEVDNRVRILYKENETPAVALKPETKAEPKAAPAQSIASSPAPKEATATASPKASPAATAAKAEPTPGTTPSLPVPATNSPAPTQPAPAGSPAANTATTPPAPTTPAPEPSPYRADVNAAHAVVIAYPKDAAAFAELQNQLTAYNGRFFKANNLQVQAQPLGADQQLLIVQAMPNAKVALNYALKLRGPQGPLMKFRNAGYQSFLIGIDNLPVLLSRGNLEEYLRFAQPVYSIKN; translated from the coding sequence GTGTCGAATTCTTTGCGCATCATTTGGGTACCCGTTGCTGGATTGGCTTTTGCCGCCGCCGCTTTTTTGGCCGGCTGCTCGGCCGAACGTCACAACGTAGTGGCCCGCACTTACCAGAACATTACGGCCCGCGACAACGGCTACTTTTTGGCGCGCGAAAAGATGCGGAGCGTGGAAGTGGCCCTCAATAAGGAGCGGCCGAACGACTATAACCGTACGCTGCCGCTGCTGCCGGTAGTCGATTCGGTAAAGGCCGTCCAGCTTACGGGCGACATGGACGACGTGGTGAAGAAGGCTTCGTTGCCTATCCAGCGCCACGGCACCAGCGACTACACCGACGACGCCTACATCCTTATCGGCAAGGCGCGCTTTTACAAACGTGAGTTTGAGGAGGCCCTGAAGACGTTTAAGTATGTGAACACCACCAGCAAGGACGCCAATGCCCGGCACGAGGCCCTTATCTGGCTGATGCGCACCTACATGGCCACCAACGAGTGGGAAAATGCCGCCGCTGTATCGGATTTGCTCGACAAAGAGCAAGGCATCCCCGAAAACGCCCGTGAGCTGTTCCTGACGCGGGCGCAGTACTTCATCAGGCAGGGCGACGAGCGGCGGGCTATTGAGAACCTGAGCAAGGCCATTCCTTATATAGAGAAGAAGGACGAACGCTCGCGCACGCGCTACGTGCTGGCGCAGCTGTACCAGAACACCGGCCAGGACAAAGAGGCGTACGCGCAGCTGAACAGCATACTGCGGCGCAACCCGCCCTACGAGCTCGATTTTTTTGCCAAACTGATGCTCGGGCAGGTATCGGACCTGAACCAGCAGGACCGCACGCGCCTGAACAAGTACTTCGCCAAGCTGCTGAAAGACCCGAACAACCGCGAGTACCGCGATAAGGTGTATTACGAAATGGCTCGGCTGGAATACCGCCAGCAGCGCTACGACGAAGCCTTGAAACTGCTCAACCAATCGGTGCGCGTGAATAGCACCAACCGGGCCCAGCGCGGCTACGCTTACCTGTTGACGGGGCGCATCTATTACGACAACCTACAGAAATACCGCCCGGCGGCGGCTTATTACGACAGTACCACCCAAAGCCTACCCAGGGAAACGCCGGAGTTTGCCGCCATCGTAGAACGGCGCAACATCCTGCGCGACTTTGCGCAGCAGCTCACTACCGTTGAGACGCAGGATAGCTTGCTTGCGCTGGCCCGCCTGGACACGGCTACCCTGCGCACGCGCCTCGTGGCTTATGCCGACGCGGAGTTGCTGCGCCGCAAACAAGCCGCCGAGCGGCAAGCCGCGTTGGCTGCCCGTGGCGTCAACCAAACGGCCCTAGGTCAGGACCCCAACCGGGCCGGCAACCCCGATGTGGACCCGTTGGCCTTCGCCAGCGCCTCTACCGGCCGCATGTGGTACTTTGATAACCCGACGGCCCTGAGCACGGCCCGCTCCGATTTTGAGCGGCGCTGGGGCAGCCGCCCCCTCACCGACAATTGGCGCCTGAGCAGCCTGGCCACCACGGGTGCGCCCGTGGCCGGTACCAATGCTCCGTTATCGGTACGGGGCGCCGATGGCAGCCTAGTGAACCCTGCGGACGGAGCATCGGGCCAGCAGGCTACGCCTACCGACGAGCGCGCTGCTTTGTTGGTGCAGTATCAACAAAGCATACCGGTTACGGCCGAGCAGCAAAAGGAAGCTGAAGCCAAGGTGCTGGAAGCTATGTTTGCCCTAGGTGCCATTTACAACCAGCAGCTAAAAGAGCCCGCCAAGGCGGTGCAAACCTACGAGCAATTGCTGCAGCGCTTCCCGCGCAGCCCGCATACGGCCGAGGTGTACTACAGCCTCTACCTGCTTTACAAAGACCTAGGCGACGCGAAAGCCGGAACCTACGCCCAACGGCTGCGGCAGGAGTTTGCCAACTCCTCGTTTGCCCGCTTGGTAGCCGACCCCGAGTACCTGCGCCGCACCTCGGTGGCCAACGAACACATGGCTGTGCGGCTCGACTCGGCCTTTGCGCTCTACAAAAAGCAGGAGTTCAAAAAAGCCAATGCCGCATTGGCCCGGGCGCGCAAGCAGTACCCCGAAACCGACCTGAACGACCGCGCCGAGTACATGCAATTACTCCTGACGCTGCGTACCCAACCACCAGCCAAGCACAAGGCCGAAGTAGCAGCGTTTGTAAAAAAATACCCCGAAAGTACGCTGGCACCTAGGGCACAGGAGCTGCTGGGCACCTATGGGCGCTACGAAAGCGGCCAATTGGCTGGCGCACTGGCCTCTACCGAGAAGCCCTCGGTCTCGTTCTTCCGCCCGGGCGAGGTGGACAACCGCGTGCGCATTCTGTACAAGGAAAACGAGACGCCCGCTGTAGCCCTTAAGCCGGAAACGAAGGCGGAACCCAAAGCAGCCCCTGCACAATCTATTGCCTCCTCTCCTGCTCCGAAAGAGGCAACTGCTACTGCTTCGCCCAAAGCCTCGCCGGCCGCAACCGCTGCTAAAGCAGAACCAACCCCTGGCACTACGCCAAGCCTGCCTGTGCCGGCTACCAACTCGCCCGCACCCACGCAGCCGGCCCCCGCTGGTAGCCCTGCTGCTAATACAGCCACCACGCCGCCTGCACCAACCACGCCGGCCCCCGAGCCTTCGCCGTACCGCGCCGACGTGAATGCCGCCCATGCAGTGGTGATAGCATATCCGAAAGACGCAGCGGCTTTTGCTGAGCTTCAGAACCAGCTTACGGCGTACAACGGCCGCTTCTTCAAAGCCAATAACTTGCAAGTGCAGGCGCAGCCCCTAGGTGCCGATCAGCAATTACTGATTGTGCAGGCCATGCCCAACGCCAAGGTGGCGTTGAATTATGCCCTGAAGCTACGCGGGCCGCAAGGCCCGCTGATGAAGTTCCGCAACGCGGGTTACCAATCTTTCCTTATCGGTATTGATAATCTGCCGGTGCTGCTCTCGCGCGGCAACCTGGAGGAGTACTTGCGCTTCGCCCAGCCTGTTTATTCAATTAAAAATTGA
- a CDS encoding AtpZ/AtpI family protein, translating to MATPDSPSSKKPESDAERGRQIGKFSGVGMQMLVVIGLSAWGGVTLDKKMGWEPWGTIILTLLGVFIAMYQVIRAVSEK from the coding sequence ATGGCCACACCCGACTCACCATCTTCTAAAAAGCCCGAATCCGATGCGGAACGCGGCCGTCAAATCGGCAAGTTCTCTGGGGTAGGCATGCAAATGCTGGTGGTAATCGGGCTCAGCGCCTGGGGTGGCGTTACGCTCGACAAGAAGATGGGCTGGGAGCCTTGGGGCACTATCATCCTCACCCTGCTCGGCGTCTTCATTGCTATGTACCAGGTCATTCGGGCCGTTTCCGAGAAATAA